One Pseudobutyrivibrio xylanivorans genomic window, CTGATTGTAATTGGAATAACCGGGCTTAAGATTTTAGCGAAAGAATGAGGTGTTTGAGATGTTTAGGGAAATGCGTAGATTTAAGCAGCAGGTGTCAGATGCGGAGTGTATTGATATTTTGAAAAACACTAAGCGTGGTGTCTTATCTGTAATTGGTGATGATGGTTATCCATATGGTATCCCAATTAACCATTATTATTGTGAAGAGGATGGTAAGCTTTATTTCCATGGAGCAAAGGCAGGACACAAGATTGATGCTATCAAGGCTTGCGATAAAGCTAGCTATTGTGTTCATAACGATGGCTTTTGTAAGGAAGGAGATTGGGCGCTGAATATCACTAGTGTAATAACATTTGGTAGAATCCATCTAGTTGAAGATGAAGAGGTGGCTCTTAAGATTTGTTCAGAGCTTACTAAGAAGTTTACCGATGATCAGGCTTATCTAGAAAAGGAGATTAAGAACTCATTTAAAAATGTCCAATGTATAGAACTAGTGCCAGAACATATGACAGGAAAGCTTGTGAATGAGTCGTAAAAAAGTGTCGTAGGATAGCACGCCACCACAGGCAGCTATAGCAAACAAGTAATTTACCATTTGTTAAGTCAATGACATAAATGAAAAGCTCAGATTCCTGTTCGCAGGGATTCTGAGCTTTTTTGCTATTCTTCATCCAGCTTTCTACATTGTATATGGCTCTACCACTGGTCAAGAGCAAGCCCTTCGGGAGTTTCGCTCTCTTGAGTTAGTGGTAGAGCATTATAAATGGTAATCAAGCCGGCTGAAGAAGGGGATTGTGGCTAGGCCACAGCTCATTTAATGGCATGGGGCTAGTTTGGTTCAAAATTACGTAAATCATGGATGTTACAGTGTTTTTTTATAAAAATAGAAATAACACTGTAAGAGAAAATGTTTGGTTACAGTGTTTTTTAGAATAATGCTAGAAACACTGTAAAAATGAGGCTTTCATGATAGATTTTAATATGAAAATGGATTGTGATTGTGAAAATGTAGCTGAAATTACAGTGTTATTTGCAAAAATGCAAAAAAACACTGTAGGTTGTCTGAACTGAAAATTTTTGATTACAGTGTTTTTGAAGAAAACCTAAATAACACTGTAATAATAAAATTTTTAAGATTATTCTTGAAAAGAATTTTTAATCATATTAGCCTTTTATTAGGACGTCCCAATCTGTGTTAAGAGGAGGCATATGACTATGAACAAAGAACAGTTACATAGGTACATTTCTCAGAGCACTGGCAATGAGAGTAACATATAAGTCAAAAAATGGATGGCACACGATGAGATGGTGAAAGCCAAGTCATAGGGGAAGACAATAGCCTTATAAAGTATTG contains:
- a CDS encoding pyridoxamine 5'-phosphate oxidase family protein, whose translation is MRRFKQQVSDAECIDILKNTKRGVLSVIGDDGYPYGIPINHYYCEEDGKLYFHGAKAGHKIDAIKACDKASYCVHNDGFCKEGDWALNITSVITFGRIHLVEDEEVALKICSELTKKFTDDQAYLEKEIKNSFKNVQCIELVPEHMTGKLVNES